A stretch of Chitinophagaceae bacterium DNA encodes these proteins:
- a CDS encoding NUDIX hydrolase: MASVANGKQVNHIKSLQAIQTEVQNSIRIALSVDCVIFGFDENKLKVLLIRSDLKKYQGKWSLLGDLVGEKEDIHDAAYRILKQRTGLDDVYLEQVHTFGAVRRHPAGRVVTVAYCSLINVQHHKLKILDNELHWHDVQSISDLAFDHQEIFQACYNWLQKRIQEHPLGFNLLPKKFSLRDLQNLYEAILDTKMDRRNFRKKFFAMDFLIDVDEMEQDVPHRPGKLYKFNFEKYERKKKKWVGIDF; the protein is encoded by the coding sequence ATGGCATCAGTAGCAAATGGTAAACAGGTAAATCACATCAAAAGCCTCCAGGCTATTCAGACAGAAGTGCAAAACAGTATTCGTATTGCCTTGTCAGTTGATTGTGTGATTTTTGGGTTTGATGAAAATAAATTAAAGGTCTTGCTGATACGCAGCGACCTTAAAAAATACCAGGGTAAATGGTCTTTGCTTGGTGACCTGGTGGGTGAAAAGGAGGATATCCATGATGCGGCATACCGCATATTGAAACAGCGTACCGGCCTGGACGATGTTTACCTTGAGCAGGTACATACTTTTGGGGCCGTACGCCGCCATCCTGCCGGCCGTGTGGTTACTGTAGCCTATTGTTCCTTAATAAACGTACAGCACCACAAACTCAAGATACTGGATAATGAACTTCACTGGCATGATGTGCAAAGTATTTCTGACCTTGCATTTGATCACCAGGAAATATTCCAGGCATGTTATAACTGGTTGCAAAAAAGGATCCAGGAGCATCCCCTGGGATTCAACCTTTTGCCCAAAAAATTCTCATTGCGTGACCTGCAGAACCTGTATGAAGCAATTTTGGACACCAAAATGGACCGGCGCAATTTCCGTAAGAAATTCTTTGCGATGGACTTCCTTATTGATGTGGACGAAATGGAGCAGGATGTACCCCACCGGCCCGGTAAACTGTATAAGTTCAACTTTGAAAAATACGAGCGGAAAAAGAAAAAATGGGTGGGGATTGATTTTTAA
- a CDS encoding SusC/RagA family TonB-linked outer membrane protein has product MRKSIRKALCIFSFPLLMLLLPAAAFAQNVVTGKVTDSKDGSPVAGVTVTVKGSKTITQTAGDGTFKITAPADATLVFTSVGFATYEAAVGGRSSVEVSFVQVNQQLNEVVVVAYGTKRKGDLTGSVTSVTAKDFQKGVVNSSEQLLQGKVAGLEVTTGGGSPGGGSRIRIRGGASLNASNDPLIVIDGVPVESNGIAGSGNLLNSINPDDIESMSVLKDASATALYGSRASNGVVIITTKKGSKGKVRFNFNTKLSTGIVGKTVKVLSADEIRNIINTDGNPTYTNILGNANTDWQKEIYRPAFGWDNNISASGAIQNIPFRASLGYLTQDGILKTDNFQRISGSLNLTPKFLNDHLSVNLAIKASRTHNNWADQGAIGSAIAFDPTQPINASSGKFGGYYEWLDINNDLIGLATRNPVALLNQRDNTSNVNRLVGNIQLDYKIHWFPDLHVLFNFGIDNSKGSGNDNIDSAAATNFRTGGRKTYYEQGKTNTITDIQLFYTKELKKLNTKVDVLVGHSYQDFITNVKNFASFSYRAIADPTNPQKKDTIAGTEPVFLTDKPEYRIESYLGRVNLSVANKYLVTASLRRDASSKFSKDNRVGYFPAVALAWKLKDEFLRNVNLVNELKLRFGWGTTGQQDGIPYYSYLPYYARSNSAAQYQFGNTYYSFLRPSAYDPDRKWESTNTTNIGIDFGILNNRISGTVDYYVKKTKDLLSVVPVAAGGNFNIELLTNVGNMENKGIEITLNTVPIRKSNLTWEFGGNFTYNTRKITNLLKQQDPNFKGIEVSGISGGTGNNIGRFNVGYSPFAYFVYKQVYDPGTGKPIEGLYEDINRDGVIDQNDRYYYKKPGADVFFGINTQVVYKKFSLGVTGHGALGTYLYNNFNSNNGVLRAIKNPINFIGNASVNYLESGFTNNQYLSDYYIENASFFRLDNINLGYNVGKILKNKASLRIAASIQNVFIITKYKGLDPENSNETGVDNNIYPRPRTFSLGFNLDF; this is encoded by the coding sequence ATGAGAAAAAGTATTAGAAAAGCCCTCTGCATTTTTTCCTTTCCTCTTTTAATGTTGTTACTTCCTGCTGCTGCATTTGCACAAAATGTGGTTACCGGTAAAGTGACGGACTCTAAAGATGGTTCACCTGTTGCCGGTGTCACCGTAACAGTAAAGGGAAGTAAAACAATTACCCAGACCGCCGGTGATGGAACTTTCAAGATCACTGCACCGGCCGACGCAACACTGGTATTTACCTCTGTTGGGTTTGCCACGTACGAGGCCGCTGTTGGAGGAAGATCTTCGGTGGAGGTAAGTTTTGTCCAGGTTAACCAGCAATTGAACGAAGTAGTGGTGGTTGCTTATGGAACAAAACGGAAAGGCGACCTGACAGGCTCGGTAACTTCTGTAACTGCCAAAGATTTCCAAAAAGGGGTTGTTAACTCATCCGAACAGTTACTGCAGGGTAAAGTTGCAGGACTGGAAGTTACAACCGGTGGTGGATCACCAGGTGGCGGCAGCAGGATACGCATCCGGGGTGGCGCTTCACTGAATGCCAGTAATGATCCGTTGATCGTTATTGACGGAGTTCCTGTTGAAAGCAACGGGATAGCCGGGTCTGGAAATCTTTTAAACAGCATCAACCCTGATGACATCGAATCAATGAGCGTATTGAAAGACGCTTCTGCTACGGCGCTATACGGTTCCAGAGCATCCAATGGCGTGGTGATCATTACGACCAAGAAAGGATCTAAAGGGAAAGTGCGGTTTAATTTCAATACAAAATTATCTACCGGAATCGTTGGCAAAACAGTGAAAGTGCTTTCAGCTGATGAGATCAGGAACATCATTAATACAGATGGGAATCCAACCTACACGAATATATTGGGAAATGCAAACACCGATTGGCAAAAAGAAATTTACCGTCCGGCTTTCGGATGGGACAATAATATCAGCGCCAGCGGTGCTATCCAGAATATTCCGTTCAGGGCCTCCCTGGGTTATTTAACACAGGATGGTATCTTAAAGACAGATAATTTTCAACGCATCAGCGGATCTTTGAATCTTACTCCTAAATTCTTAAACGATCATTTAAGTGTTAACCTGGCCATTAAAGCCAGTCGCACCCATAACAACTGGGCTGACCAGGGGGCCATCGGTTCTGCCATCGCATTTGACCCTACCCAGCCGATCAATGCTTCATCCGGAAAATTTGGTGGCTATTATGAATGGCTTGATATCAACAATGATCTCATTGGCCTGGCTACCAGGAACCCGGTGGCCTTACTGAATCAAAGGGACAATACCTCCAATGTTAACCGCCTGGTTGGAAATATCCAGTTGGATTACAAGATACATTGGTTCCCCGACCTGCATGTATTATTTAACTTCGGCATTGATAATTCTAAAGGAAGCGGTAATGATAATATAGATTCCGCAGCTGCAACCAATTTCAGGACCGGGGGAAGAAAAACCTATTATGAGCAGGGTAAAACGAACACCATTACCGATATCCAGTTATTTTATACGAAAGAACTGAAAAAGCTGAATACCAAAGTGGATGTACTGGTTGGACACAGTTACCAGGATTTCATTACCAATGTCAAGAACTTTGCTTCTTTCAGTTACCGGGCAATTGCCGATCCCACCAACCCGCAAAAGAAAGATACCATTGCCGGTACTGAACCTGTATTCCTTACAGACAAACCGGAGTATCGCATAGAATCTTACCTGGGCAGGGTGAATTTATCAGTAGCCAATAAATACCTGGTCACCGCCTCTTTGCGCAGGGATGCCAGTTCTAAATTTTCTAAGGATAACCGGGTAGGTTATTTTCCAGCCGTAGCTCTGGCTTGGAAATTAAAAGATGAATTCTTAAGGAATGTAAACCTGGTGAATGAATTAAAACTACGGTTTGGATGGGGTACCACCGGGCAGCAGGATGGGATTCCCTATTATTCCTATCTTCCTTATTATGCCCGTAGCAATTCTGCTGCTCAATACCAGTTTGGCAATACATACTACAGCTTTTTACGTCCATCGGCTTATGATCCCGACCGTAAATGGGAAAGTACGAACACTACCAACATAGGCATCGACTTCGGGATACTGAATAACAGGATCTCCGGTACGGTGGATTATTACGTTAAAAAGACAAAAGATCTTTTGAGTGTGGTGCCTGTAGCTGCCGGAGGTAACTTTAATATCGAATTGCTTACCAACGTTGGTAATATGGAAAACAAGGGTATTGAGATCACCCTGAATACCGTGCCCATCAGGAAGTCAAACCTGACCTGGGAATTCGGCGGTAATTTTACATACAATACCCGGAAGATCACCAACCTGTTGAAACAGCAGGATCCCAACTTTAAGGGAATTGAGGTAAGCGGGATCTCCGGCGGTACTGGAAATAATATCGGCAGGTTCAATGTTGGGTATAGCCCCTTTGCTTATTTTGTTTACAAGCAGGTGTATGATCCAGGTACCGGAAAGCCCATCGAAGGACTGTATGAGGACATAAACCGGGATGGCGTAATTGATCAAAACGACCGCTATTATTATAAAAAACCGGGAGCAGATGTATTTTTCGGGATAAATACACAGGTTGTTTACAAGAAGTTTTCATTAGGTGTAACCGGGCACGGGGCTTTAGGAACCTATTTGTATAACAATTTCAACTCCAATAACGGGGTGTTAAGGGCAATAAAGAACCCGATAAACTTTATTGGCAATGCATCTGTTAACTACCTGGAGAGTGGTTTTACCAACAATCAATACCTGTCTGACTATTATATAGAGAACGCTTCTTTCTTCAGGCTCGACAATATCAACCTGGGTTATAATGTGGGTAAGATACTGAAGAATAAGGCCAGTTTGCGCATCGCTGCAAGCATCCAGAATGTATTTATCATTACTAAATACAAAGGGCTGGATCCGGAAAATTCAAATGAAACCGGGGTGGATAACAATATTTACCCAAGGCCACGGACATTCTCTTTAGGATTTAATTTAGATTTTTAA
- a CDS encoding RagB/SusD family nutrient uptake outer membrane protein: MKNKLIKYLAGMLVLAVVAGSCAKKLDLFPVNDLTPEKAFSTAAGYKSVLAKIYGTLAITGNAGPAGNPDISGGLDEGSQVPYIRMFFNCQELPTDEAVVAWNDQTIHDFHNLRYTSADPFLKGIYARPIYNITLINEYMRESTDAKLAERGISGADAAEIKKSVAEVRFLRAFNYWIMMDLFGKSTYITENDLIGTTLPKEINRGDLFLYIEKELKAIDADLASAKTIEYGRVDQGAAWALLARMYLNAGVYTGTDRYTDAITYAKKVIGAGYSLYSGYPRVFMADNDKAKDEFMFAVNCDGLRTKGYGNTTFLVHAPCGDEIADYGIIEGWYGYRATSSLVNLFSDPTGATDKRAMFTTSKYGTSPAQLQITDISNFNQGPHVMKYVNKRSDGAPVSDATKYFSDIDFPVFRLAEMYLIYAEAVLRGGAGGDAATAVNYINIIRTRAYGNSSGNISAGQLNLQFVLDERARELYWEGHRRTDLIRYGMLTTGTYLWPWKGGVSSGTAVDSKYNLFPIPASNIVANPNLTQNTGY, translated from the coding sequence ATGAAAAATAAATTAATTAAATATTTGGCGGGTATGCTGGTTCTGGCGGTTGTTGCCGGTTCATGTGCCAAGAAACTGGATCTGTTCCCGGTAAACGACCTTACGCCTGAAAAAGCGTTTTCAACAGCAGCCGGGTATAAAAGTGTACTGGCAAAAATATACGGAACACTGGCTATAACCGGAAATGCCGGCCCGGCAGGTAATCCCGATATCAGCGGGGGACTTGACGAAGGCTCACAGGTTCCCTATATAAGAATGTTCTTTAACTGCCAGGAATTACCTACAGATGAAGCGGTGGTTGCCTGGAATGATCAGACCATTCATGATTTTCATAACCTGAGATATACCAGTGCTGATCCTTTTTTGAAAGGGATCTATGCCAGGCCCATTTACAATATCACATTGATAAATGAATATATGCGGGAGAGTACCGATGCGAAACTGGCAGAAAGAGGAATCAGCGGTGCAGATGCGGCAGAAATTAAAAAATCAGTTGCTGAAGTACGTTTTTTACGTGCCTTCAATTACTGGATCATGATGGATCTTTTCGGTAAGTCAACTTACATCACCGAAAACGACCTGATCGGAACAACGTTACCAAAGGAGATAAACCGTGGCGACCTGTTCCTTTACATTGAGAAGGAGCTAAAAGCAATTGATGCCGATCTTGCTTCGGCAAAAACAATTGAATACGGAAGGGTTGACCAGGGAGCTGCCTGGGCCTTGCTGGCAAGAATGTACCTGAATGCGGGAGTTTATACCGGCACAGACAGGTACACCGATGCCATTACCTATGCCAAAAAAGTAATTGGTGCCGGTTACTCTTTATATTCAGGTTACCCACGGGTATTCATGGCGGATAATGATAAGGCCAAAGATGAATTCATGTTTGCTGTTAATTGCGATGGCCTGCGTACAAAAGGTTATGGTAATACAACATTCCTGGTTCATGCCCCCTGTGGTGATGAAATTGCTGATTATGGAATAATTGAAGGATGGTACGGTTACAGGGCTACTTCTTCATTGGTGAACCTTTTTTCTGATCCGACCGGGGCAACCGATAAACGGGCCATGTTCACTACTTCTAAATATGGAACCAGCCCGGCCCAGTTGCAGATCACAGACATCAGTAATTTTAACCAGGGGCCGCACGTAATGAAATATGTGAACAAACGTTCTGACGGAGCCCCGGTATCAGATGCTACCAAATATTTTTCGGATATTGATTTTCCTGTGTTTCGTTTAGCAGAAATGTACCTGATCTATGCAGAGGCAGTTTTACGGGGTGGTGCCGGCGGCGATGCAGCTACCGCGGTAAATTATATCAACATCATCCGTACCAGGGCTTATGGGAATAGCAGCGGCAATATTTCAGCCGGACAACTGAACCTGCAATTTGTTCTGGACGAGCGGGCAAGGGAATTGTATTGGGAAGGCCATCGCCGGACAGACCTGATCCGTTACGGAATGTTGACGACCGGAACTTATTTGTGGCCATGGAAGGGCGGCGTATCATCCGGTACAGCGGTGGATTCAAAATATAATTTGTTTCCGATCCCGGCGTCCAATATCGTGGCAAATCCTAACTTAACGCAAAACACCGGGTATTAA
- a CDS encoding SusE domain-containing protein has translation MKNVIKLFFTMFFSAGLLVSCKKDENKVYFEGGTNPVLAVSSAANLFLDSTKKNTIALTFNWSNPNYRFNTGVNSQNVTYIFQVDTTGSNFTNPSIQEVSIASDLSIAFTVKEVNTFLNKLLLQRDVPHNMEFRIKSTINGAVPLYSNVVKIVITPYLDVAVPLPPTGDLYITGDGTPSGWTNNPPATQKCTQLSLTEYTITMSFTSGKYYKFLSTLTQWQPQYGGKDANGGDFSANMGGGSDPDAIPTPAVAGNYKVTLNFVTGKYTVVKQ, from the coding sequence ATGAAAAATGTAATAAAATTATTTTTTACAATGTTCTTTTCGGCAGGCCTGCTGGTTTCCTGCAAGAAGGATGAGAATAAAGTTTATTTTGAAGGAGGTACCAACCCTGTACTTGCTGTGTCATCTGCTGCCAATCTTTTCCTGGATAGCACAAAAAAGAATACCATTGCGCTGACATTTAACTGGTCAAATCCCAATTACCGGTTTAATACAGGAGTAAACTCACAAAACGTGACCTATATTTTCCAGGTAGATACGACCGGTTCAAACTTTACCAATCCAAGCATCCAGGAAGTTTCTATAGCGTCAGACCTGAGCATCGCATTTACCGTTAAAGAGGTAAATACTTTTTTGAATAAATTATTACTTCAAAGGGATGTGCCGCATAATATGGAATTCAGGATCAAGTCAACGATAAACGGAGCAGTACCCTTGTACTCCAATGTAGTTAAGATAGTGATCACTCCTTACCTGGATGTTGCCGTTCCTTTACCTCCAACCGGAGATCTGTATATTACCGGAGATGGTACGCCAAGCGGCTGGACAAATAATCCACCAGCGACTCAGAAATGTACCCAGTTAAGTTTAACAGAATATACCATTACAATGAGTTTTACATCGGGTAAGTATTATAAATTCCTTTCTACCTTAACACAATGGCAACCCCAATATGGTGGAAAAGATGCCAATGGCGGTGACTTCAGTGCGAATATGGGTGGAGGATCCGACCCGGATGCAATTCCCACTCCAGCTGTTGCAGGAAACTATAAGGTAACCTTGAATTTTGTCACAGGTAAATACACTGTTGTAAAACAATAA
- a CDS encoding SusE domain-containing protein — MKHILKIFAAVTTIIGFTTGCNKVDNLKKVEALPVYQAGVSPILSSSLTAVAPGIADTNTAVITFSWTDPKYGTDLVNTKYILTIDSTNKNFGAVNNTKTVTGVLKTTMTGRELNAHLLNLGFKIGVAQSIDLVLTSSYKNNNERYLSNVITVKVTPFADPSRLVTQNTSVVCTLPNAALPSNAFWWTPTFTGYTGTINYTLQYDSAGKNFVAPIEIPVGASILSKGLTQGEMNATALNSGIPGGNTGTVEYRIKGVTPNGTTMYSNVVNVSIQSYVPILRVYLPGGYQASTGNGNDWDPGTAPELIRDLRAVVFNKMYYTYIYLPAGAQFKITVGRSWNINYGGTGGILSAGGANLTVATAGYYRISVNISALKYDIKAGRMGFVGGATGAGWNPPGVFPNYALGNSGTNLFVGLTNFTTGGWKLIDNDAWNSGSNAVDETRSYGTPGGDGSTLETNGANFNDYPSAGRYRVIWDGRDRNNVKYFTSSGTEMRVVGDGMNMPGVNDWDPPTSPQMTYTGNGIWTISVTLKANKDIKFLAGNAWGAFDYEDNSGGSQATGTPRPIKWEGGSNFKTPATAGTYTITLNENLQTVTIN, encoded by the coding sequence ATGAAACATATTTTAAAAATATTTGCGGCAGTGACCACCATTATCGGGTTTACTACCGGCTGTAATAAAGTAGACAACCTGAAAAAGGTAGAGGCATTACCTGTTTACCAGGCAGGTGTTTCTCCGATATTAAGCAGTTCGCTTACTGCGGTAGCACCTGGTATTGCCGACACCAACACCGCAGTGATCACTTTTTCATGGACAGATCCGAAATACGGGACCGACCTTGTCAACACCAAATATATTCTTACGATCGATTCAACCAATAAGAATTTTGGTGCAGTGAATAATACGAAAACGGTAACAGGGGTCTTAAAGACAACCATGACGGGCAGGGAGTTGAATGCGCATTTATTGAACCTTGGCTTTAAAATAGGAGTTGCCCAGAGTATTGACCTGGTGCTGACCTCTTCGTATAAAAATAATAATGAAAGATATCTTTCCAATGTGATCACCGTGAAAGTTACTCCTTTTGCTGATCCGTCCAGGCTGGTTACTCAAAACACTTCGGTGGTATGCACATTGCCAAATGCTGCTTTGCCATCCAATGCTTTTTGGTGGACCCCCACGTTCACCGGGTATACAGGAACAATAAACTATACATTGCAGTACGACTCAGCAGGTAAGAACTTTGTTGCGCCTATTGAAATTCCGGTTGGAGCATCCATATTGAGCAAGGGACTTACCCAGGGAGAAATGAATGCTACGGCATTGAATTCCGGTATACCAGGAGGCAATACCGGTACAGTGGAATATCGTATCAAGGGAGTTACACCGAATGGAACAACGATGTATTCAAATGTTGTAAACGTATCGATCCAGAGTTATGTACCCATTTTAAGGGTATACCTGCCCGGTGGATACCAGGCGTCAACCGGAAACGGGAATGACTGGGATCCAGGTACTGCTCCTGAATTGATACGGGACCTGCGTGCGGTAGTATTTAATAAAATGTACTACACCTATATTTATTTACCTGCCGGTGCCCAGTTTAAAATTACAGTGGGCAGAAGCTGGAACATAAATTATGGCGGTACCGGTGGTATCTTATCTGCCGGTGGTGCAAACCTTACAGTTGCAACTGCGGGCTACTACCGCATTTCTGTTAATATCAGTGCATTAAAATATGATATAAAGGCTGGAAGAATGGGCTTCGTAGGAGGTGCTACCGGTGCAGGATGGAACCCTCCGGGTGTATTCCCGAATTATGCGTTGGGAAATTCAGGGACCAACCTGTTTGTAGGACTTACAAACTTTACAACCGGCGGGTGGAAATTAATTGACAACGATGCCTGGAACAGCGGAAGCAATGCTGTTGACGAAACCAGGAGTTACGGTACACCAGGTGGTGACGGAAGCACACTGGAAACGAATGGCGCTAATTTCAATGATTATCCAAGCGCAGGCCGTTACCGGGTTATCTGGGACGGACGTGACAGGAATAATGTAAAATACTTTACCAGTTCAGGTACAGAAATGAGAGTGGTAGGTGATGGCATGAACATGCCGGGTGTGAACGATTGGGATCCGCCAACCTCTCCGCAAATGACCTATACGGGAAATGGTATATGGACCATATCTGTTACCCTCAAAGCAAATAAGGATATAAAATTCCTGGCAGGTAATGCCTGGGGCGCTTTTGATTATGAAGATAACAGCGGCGGAAGCCAGGCAACCGGAACACCTAGGCCTATTAAGTGGGAGGGTGGCTCGAATTTTAAAACACCGGCAACGGCTGGAACATACACAATTACCTTGAATGAGAACCTGCAAACAGTAACCATTAACTAA
- a CDS encoding Smr/MutS family protein: protein MARIKVDLHDIYNNSKAIDNALQQAFNDAVDKKIREVEIIPGKGSGQLRKKVERFLQQPHIKPLYHRIENDSKNFGRLFVYFRF, encoded by the coding sequence ATGGCCCGTATTAAAGTTGATCTTCATGATATCTATAATAACAGCAAGGCCATTGACAATGCCTTGCAACAGGCATTTAACGATGCGGTTGATAAAAAGATACGGGAAGTGGAGATAATACCGGGGAAAGGAAGCGGGCAATTGCGGAAAAAGGTAGAGCGTTTCCTGCAGCAGCCACATATCAAACCACTATATCATCGCATTGAAAATGACAGCAAGAACTTCGGCAGGCTGTTTGTCTATTTCAGATTTTAA
- a CDS encoding RNA-binding protein gives MIKVGEYNALKVIREVDFGVYLEDGAEGILLPKRFVPVNTRVGDEINVFLYHDGEDRLIATTQKPRGILGDIVKLRAVTVTPQGAFLDNGLMKDLFVPKSKQQQGMIPNGEYLVKIYLDEQTGRLAATEKIEPYLSNEELTVKELETVDLVVYRRTDIGYVVIINNRHTGVLHHNEIYRNITPGDRFTGFVKKIYPDNKIDVAAGKPGYQRVEDESEKIVRLLNENNGYLPYHDRSDPEDIYSFFGMSKKTFKMTTGNLYKQRKISFEKDGIKLV, from the coding sequence ATGATAAAAGTTGGTGAATATAATGCCCTGAAAGTTATCCGGGAAGTGGATTTTGGCGTGTACCTGGAAGACGGCGCTGAAGGTATCTTATTGCCAAAGCGGTTTGTACCGGTCAATACCAGGGTGGGTGATGAAATAAACGTGTTCTTATACCATGATGGCGAGGACCGGCTTATTGCCACCACGCAAAAACCCAGGGGCATACTGGGTGATATTGTAAAACTAAGGGCCGTTACCGTAACCCCGCAAGGTGCTTTTTTAGACAATGGTTTGATGAAGGACCTCTTTGTACCAAAATCAAAACAACAGCAGGGCATGATACCAAACGGGGAATACCTGGTAAAGATCTATCTGGATGAGCAGACCGGCAGGCTGGCAGCAACAGAAAAGATCGAACCCTATTTAAGCAACGAAGAACTTACTGTAAAAGAACTCGAAACAGTTGACCTGGTGGTTTACCGCCGAACTGATATTGGTTATGTGGTGATCATCAATAACAGGCACACCGGTGTACTGCACCACAATGAGATCTACCGGAATATCACGCCCGGCGACCGGTTTACCGGGTTTGTTAAAAAGATCTACCCCGATAATAAAATTGATGTGGCAGCCGGTAAACCGGGTTACCAGCGTGTGGAAGATGAATCCGAAAAGATCGTAAGGCTTTTGAATGAGAATAATGGTTACCTGCCTTATCACGACAGATCTGACCCGGAAGACATTTATTCTTTTTTTGGAATGAGCAAGAAAACATTCAAAATGACCACGGGGAATTTATATAAACAGCGGAAAATAAGTTTTGAGAAAGATGGTATTAAACTCGTTTAA
- a CDS encoding sodium/sugar symporter yields MTTLQMNDYLVFLLYFMVVAGYGYWIYSKKKKQSVSASHDFFLAEGSLTWWAIGASLIASNISAEQFIGMSGSGFKMGLAISAYEWMAAATLIIVAIFFIPVYLKNKIYTMPQFLNQRYNGTVAMIMAIFWLMLYVVVNLMSILYLGALAIHGISGLDITLCISLLAVFAIFITLGGMKVIGYTDVIQVFFLVLGGLVATYIALNLVAERSGQTGLINGFKQLTTQANDHFHMIFKKDNENYMDLPGLSVLLGGLWIANLNYWGCNQYITQRALGADLPTARKGILFAAFLKLLMPVIVVLPGIAAYVLYQQGMFQTEMLDSKGIVDVNKAYPSLLNLLPTGLKGLAFAALTAAIVASLAGKANSIATIFSLDVYKKAINKNADDKKLVSVGKIAVLVSMALAILLSLALGEKLMGEGKQGFQYIQEYTGFVSPGIFAMFILGFFWKRTTSNAALFAIIGGFLLSVFFKFLPGMMDLSFLADSGFSKANKAGVFEIPFLDRMGFVFLFSMAGMYIISVIDNRKGIKPNGLEVDSSMFKMRTSFLAGSLIVCAILVALFSLFW; encoded by the coding sequence ATGACCACTTTGCAAATGAATGATTACCTCGTTTTCCTGCTTTACTTTATGGTAGTGGCCGGGTATGGTTACTGGATCTACAGCAAGAAAAAGAAACAGTCTGTTTCTGCTTCGCATGATTTTTTCCTGGCCGAGGGGTCATTAACATGGTGGGCCATTGGTGCATCACTGATCGCTTCCAATATTTCTGCCGAACAGTTCATTGGCATGAGCGGAAGCGGTTTCAAAATGGGCCTTGCTATTTCTGCCTATGAATGGATGGCGGCAGCCACGCTCATCATCGTGGCCATCTTTTTTATCCCGGTGTATTTAAAAAACAAGATCTACACGATGCCGCAGTTTTTAAACCAGCGGTATAACGGAACGGTAGCCATGATCATGGCCATATTCTGGTTAATGCTTTATGTGGTGGTGAACCTGATGTCAATTCTTTATCTGGGTGCACTGGCCATTCACGGAATTTCGGGATTGGACATCACGCTTTGCATAAGTTTACTGGCTGTTTTTGCCATTTTCATCACCCTGGGAGGCATGAAAGTGATCGGCTATACGGATGTGATACAGGTCTTCTTCCTGGTATTGGGTGGATTGGTGGCAACCTATATTGCATTGAACCTGGTAGCCGAAAGATCCGGGCAAACCGGTTTGATAAATGGTTTTAAACAACTGACCACCCAGGCAAATGATCACTTTCACATGATATTCAAAAAAGACAATGAAAACTATATGGACCTGCCGGGACTGTCGGTGCTGCTGGGCGGATTATGGATCGCCAACCTGAATTACTGGGGTTGTAACCAGTACATCACCCAGCGGGCCCTGGGAGCGGATCTGCCAACGGCCCGCAAGGGGATCTTATTTGCTGCATTTCTGAAATTACTGATGCCGGTGATCGTTGTATTACCCGGTATAGCCGCATATGTATTATACCAGCAGGGCATGTTCCAGACCGAGATGCTGGATTCAAAAGGGATCGTGGACGTAAACAAAGCGTATCCTTCGTTATTGAACCTGCTGCCAACGGGGTTGAAAGGCCTGGCTTTCGCTGCATTGACAGCGGCCATTGTTGCTTCCCTGGCAGGAAAGGCGAACAGCATCGCCACCATTTTCTCCCTGGATGTTTATAAAAAGGCCATCAATAAAAATGCAGATGATAAAAAACTGGTCAGCGTAGGTAAGATCGCCGTGCTGGTATCAATGGCCCTTGCCATTCTATTATCGCTGGCACTGGGCGAAAAACTGATGGGCGAAGGCAAACAGGGATTTCAGTACATACAGGAATATACCGGTTTTGTTTCGCCGGGCATCTTTGCCATGTTCATACTTGGCTTTTTCTGGAAAAGAACAACATCCAATGCCGCCCTGTTTGCCATCATCGGCGGTTTTTTACTGTCGGTATTCTTTAAATTCTTACCCGGGATGATGGATCTTTCTTTCCTGGCCGATTCCGGTTTTTCAAAAGCCAATAAAGCAGGCGTTTTTGAAATTCCCTTTCTTGACAGGATGGGATTTGTATTTCTTTTCAGCATGGCAGGCATGTATATCATCAGTGTAATTGATAACCGCAAAGGAATAAAACCAAACGGCCTGGAGGTGGACAGCAGCATGTTCAAAATGAGAACATCCTTCCTGGCAGGATCATTGATCGTATGCGCAATACTGGTTGCATTGTTCAGCTTGTTCTGGTAA